From the genome of Geminocystis herdmanii PCC 6308, one region includes:
- a CDS encoding YcjF family protein, producing the protein MPLSRIITIVVGLSFIFGLMLWLISALSRLYSEIAWTSPFLANFLVFILIVLLICFIAIFIYYLGVLPNRQSGTRGKRRKNLPTLPAEKNQIASKTIQAVKKQVAQIQDEVTQKALLAKSQQIEANLTTGILKVAVFGTGSAGKTSLVNALIGEMVGDVNASMGTTTEGVTYSLKLPQANREILITDTPGILEVGAPGEIREQLARQLATEADLLLFVCDNDLRASEFTPLEALASIGKRSILIFNKIDLYSEEDQEIIITNLQERVKNFIAPVDVLKACANPQPVQFSEDEMIQPDIDIIAVIKRLASICRAEGDDLLADNILLQSQRLGEEARKLISQQRSREADKIIVRYQWIGAGVIACTPLPVVDMLATAAVNAQMVVEIGQVYGCDLNSETGRDLALSLGKTLVSLGVVKGAIELVAKALQFTAATYVVGKVIQGISAAYLTRIAGKSFVEYFSHDQDWGDGGITEVVQRQFKLSRKDEFIKGFVQDAITRVIEPIKDTLDNNFQGEEMEEMEYSNDVYFDDGDDWGDNNKLKDEWN; encoded by the coding sequence GTTGTTGGTTTAAGTTTCATCTTCGGGTTAATGCTGTGGTTAATTAGTGCCTTATCCCGTCTTTACAGTGAAATTGCATGGACTAGCCCATTTTTAGCCAATTTTCTGGTATTTATTCTCATTGTCTTACTTATTTGCTTTATTGCTATCTTTATCTACTATTTAGGGGTTTTACCCAATCGCCAAAGTGGCACAAGAGGAAAACGCCGTAAAAATTTACCGACTTTACCCGCCGAAAAAAATCAAATTGCCTCCAAAACCATCCAAGCAGTAAAAAAACAAGTTGCCCAAATTCAAGATGAAGTTACCCAAAAAGCATTACTGGCTAAATCTCAACAAATTGAGGCTAATTTAACTACTGGTATCCTCAAAGTAGCGGTTTTTGGCACGGGAAGCGCTGGTAAAACTTCCCTCGTTAATGCCTTAATTGGTGAGATGGTTGGTGATGTCAATGCAAGTATGGGAACAACAACAGAAGGTGTGACTTATAGTCTAAAATTACCCCAAGCTAATCGAGAGATATTGATTACCGATACCCCCGGTATTTTAGAAGTGGGCGCCCCCGGAGAAATTAGGGAACAATTAGCGCGACAATTAGCTACAGAAGCGGATTTGTTGTTATTTGTCTGTGATAATGATTTACGCGCTTCGGAGTTTACCCCTTTGGAGGCTTTAGCCAGTATTGGCAAACGATCGATCCTCATATTTAATAAAATAGATTTATATTCAGAAGAAGATCAAGAAATAATTATTACCAACCTTCAAGAGAGGGTAAAAAATTTCATTGCCCCTGTGGATGTCTTAAAAGCCTGTGCTAATCCTCAACCAGTGCAGTTTTCCGAAGATGAAATGATACAACCAGACATTGACATAATAGCGGTAATTAAACGTTTAGCAAGTATTTGCCGTGCGGAAGGCGATGATTTATTAGCAGATAATATTCTGTTGCAATCCCAACGATTAGGGGAAGAAGCCCGAAAATTGATTAGTCAGCAGAGGAGTCGAGAAGCGGATAAAATCATTGTGCGTTATCAATGGATTGGCGCTGGAGTCATTGCTTGTACCCCCCTTCCTGTGGTGGATATGTTGGCAACGGCGGCGGTAAATGCACAAATGGTGGTAGAAATTGGACAGGTTTACGGATGTGACTTAAATAGTGAGACAGGGAGAGATTTGGCTTTATCTTTAGGTAAAACTCTTGTTAGCTTAGGGGTGGTAAAAGGTGCGATCGAGCTTGTGGCAAAAGCCTTACAATTTACAGCAGCAACTTATGTTGTGGGTAAAGTGATTCAAGGAATTAGTGCAGCTTATTTAACCAGAATTGCAGGAAAAAGTTTTGTAGAGTATTTCAGTCATGATCAAGATTGGGGAGACGGTGGTATAACAGAAGTAGTGCAAAGACAATTTAAACTAAGTCGTAAGGATGAATTTATTAAAGGTTTTGTGCAGGATGCTATAACCCGTGTCATTGAGCCGATTAAAGACACTTTAGATAATAATTTTCAAGGGGAAGAAATGGAAGAAATGGAATACAGCAACGATGTTTATTTTGATGACGGTGATGATTGGGGAGATAACAATAAGTTAAAAGACGAATGGAATTAA
- a CDS encoding metal ABC transporter permease encodes MLNFLLEPLQYAFMQRSLIVAIIVGIICAVVGSYLMVQRLALLGDAISHSVLPGLAVAFILEINIFIGAFVAGLISTVCINIIRNNSKIKEDAAMGIVFSAFFALGITLITVVQKENKIDLNHFLFGNILGVSFTEVRDTIIIAIFVLLIVFLFYKELLFYTFDKLGAESVGLPVKWLDTGLMILIGLTIIASLKAVGVILVLSLLITPPSTAYLLVDRLHLVMLIGVLIGIISSISGMYLSYYFNLPSGPAIVLVATVLFILSFLFSPSQGLITHYFRLKFTSKKPS; translated from the coding sequence ATGCTTAATTTTTTACTTGAACCTCTACAGTACGCTTTTATGCAACGATCGTTAATTGTTGCCATAATTGTTGGTATAATTTGTGCGGTAGTGGGTAGTTATTTGATGGTGCAAAGATTAGCATTATTAGGGGATGCCATTAGTCATTCTGTCTTACCCGGATTAGCCGTTGCTTTTATCTTAGAAATTAACATCTTTATCGGTGCATTTGTCGCCGGATTAATTAGTACTGTGTGCATCAATATTATTAGAAATAACTCTAAAATAAAAGAAGATGCCGCTATGGGTATTGTTTTTTCGGCTTTTTTTGCCCTAGGAATTACCTTAATTACTGTAGTTCAAAAAGAGAATAAAATAGACTTAAATCATTTCCTTTTTGGCAACATATTAGGGGTAAGTTTTACGGAAGTTAGAGATACCATAATTATCGCTATTTTTGTGCTATTAATTGTCTTTTTATTTTACAAAGAATTACTATTTTATACCTTTGATAAATTAGGAGCTGAATCTGTGGGTTTACCCGTAAAATGGTTAGATACGGGGTTAATGATTTTAATCGGTTTAACGATTATTGCTAGTTTAAAAGCCGTAGGCGTAATTTTGGTTTTATCTTTATTAATTACTCCTCCTTCTACTGCTTATTTATTGGTCGATCGACTTCATCTAGTAATGTTAATAGGGGTACTAATTGGGATTATTTCCAGTATTAGTGGAATGTATTTAAGTTACTATTTTAACCTTCCTTCTGGTCCTGCGATCGTTTTAGTTGCTACAGTATTATTTATTTTAAGTTTTTTATTTAGTCCCAGTCAAGGATTAATTACCCACTATTTTCGCCTTAAATTCACCTCAAAAAAACCAAGTTAG